The Raphanus sativus cultivar WK10039 chromosome 2, ASM80110v3, whole genome shotgun sequence genome includes a region encoding these proteins:
- the LOC108826279 gene encoding uncharacterized protein LOC108826279: protein MQPYHRRKGWSYVGDKLLYAVITYDESGWYVGEMWVKPPECYNEGCSNSMDVCPYESSKFAKYASESPTTCPRILLSGPAGSEIYQEMLAIVLAEDFEAKLMNVDSLLLPEGSPAREAESSKQGSRRERLSMLANELLRLNTHSSIRN from the exons ATGCAGCCTTATCATCGTCGAAAG GGATGGAGCTATGTTGGAGATAAACTACTTTATGCGGTTATTACATATGATGAAAGCGGATGGTATGTTGGCGAAATGTGGGTGAAGCCACCAGAG TGCTACAATGAAGGATGTTCTAATAGCATGGATGTATGTCCATATGAAAGTAGTAAGTTCGCAAAGTATGCATCAGAGTCGCCTACAACGTGTCCCCGTATCTTGCTGTCTGGACCAGCAG gCTCTGAGATATATCAGGAAATGTTGGCAATAGTGCTTGCAGAAGATTTTGAGGCTAAGTTGATGAATGTTGACTCTCTTTTGTTGCCTGag GGATCACCAGCCCGGGAAGCTGAATCTTCTAAACAAGGTTCTAGGCGTGAAAGGCTCTCTATGCTTGCTAACGAGCTGCTCAGGCTGAACACGCATAGCAGCATAAGAAACTAA
- the LOC108830489 gene encoding H/ACA ribonucleoprotein complex subunit 4 has product MTEIEEVPAAETGDYMIKPQSFTPTIDTSQWPLLLKNYNLLNVRTGHYTPLPSGHSPLKRPLLDYIRYGVINLDKPSNPSSHEVVAWIKRILRVEKTGHSGTLDPKVTGNLIVCIDRATRLVKSQQGAGKEYVCVARLHSAVPDVAKVARALESLTGAVFQRPPLISAVKRQLRIRTIYQSKLLEYDADRHLVVFWVSCEAGTYIRTMCVHLGLLLGVGGHMQELRRVRSGILGENDNMVTMHDVMDAQWMFDNYKDESYLRRVIMPLEVILTSYKRLVVKDSAVNAICYGAKLMIPGLLRFENDVDVGTEVVLMTTKGEAIAVGIAEMTTSVMATCDHGVVAKIKRVVMDRDTYPRKWGLGPRASMKKKLIADGKLDKHGKPNEKTPVEWSRNVVLPTGGDAMIAGAAAAPEKVEAESGEVRKRKLDESSDSPAPVSTKKAKTKDVEVEEKVKSEKKEKKKKKDKEEDKEELATPKSEKKKKKKSKETDEAAAAVNGEDESPAEKSEKKKKKKKDKETDEAGGGESAEKSEKKKKKEKKKKSKDSDDE; this is encoded by the coding sequence ATGACAGAGATCGAAGAAGTCCCAGCCGCCGAAACCGGAGACTACATGATCAAACCCCAAAGCTTCACCCCAACCATCGACACCTCCCAATGGCCCCTCCTCCTCAAAAACTACAACCTCCTCAACGTCCGCACCGGCCACTACACTCCCCTCCCCTCCGGCCACTCCCCTCTCAAGCGTCCTCTCCTCGACTACATCCGCTACGGCGTCATCAACCTCGACAAACCCTCCAACCCTTCCTCCCACGAGGTCGTCGCCTGGATCAAACGCATCCTCCGCGTCGAGAAGACCGGACACAGCGGGACCTTAGACCCTAAAGTCACCGGCAACCTCATCGTCTGCATCGACAGAGCTACTCGGCTCGTGAAGTCTCAGCAGGGAGCGGGGAAAGAGTACGTCTGTGTTGCTCGTCTTCACTCCGCTGTTCCCGATGTGGCTAAGGTGGCGAGGGCGCTCGAGTCTCTTACCGGAGCTGTGTTTCAGAGACCGCCTTTGATCTCTGCTGTCAAGAGACAGCTGAGGATTAGGACGATTTATCAGAGTAAGTTGCTTGAGTATGACGCGGATAGACATTTGGTTGTGTTTTGGGTTTCTTGTGAGGCGGGGACTTATATTAGGACAATGTGTGTTCACTTGGGGTTGTTGCTCGGTGTTGGTGGGCATATGCAAGAGCTTAGGAGGGTTAGGTCTGGGATCTTGGGTGAGAATGATAACATGGTTACGATGCATGATGTGATGGATGCTCAGTGGATGTTTGATAACTACAAGGATGAGAGTTATCTCAGGAGGGTGATTATGCCTCTTGAGGTTATATTGACGAGTTACAAGAGGCTTGTTGTGAAGGACTCTGCTGTTAATGCGATTTGTTATGGTGCTAAGCTGATGATTCCTGGGTTGTTGAGGTTTGAGAATGATGTTGATGTTGGCACTGAGGTTGTTTTGATGACGACTAAAGGTGAGGCGATTGCTGTTGGGATTGCTGAGATGACGACGTCGGTGATGGCTACGTGTGACCATGGTGTGGTGGCGAAGATCAAGCGGGTGGTGATGGATAGAGACACTTACCCGAGGAAGTGGGGGTTGGGGCCTCGAGCttcgatgaagaagaagcttatTGCTGATGGGAAGTTGGATAAGCACGGGAAGCCGAATGAGAAAACGCCTGTTGAGTGGAGCAGGAACGTGGTTTTGCCTACTGGTGGTGATGCTATGATCGCTGGTGCTGCTGCCGCTCCTGAGAAGGTTGAGGCTGAGAGTGGAGAAGTGCGCAAGCGTAAGCTTGATGAGAGCAGTGACAGCCCTGCGCCTGTGTCTACCAAGAAAGCCAAAACAAAAGATGTTGAGGTTGAAGAGAAGGTGAAGTctgagaagaaggagaagaagaagaagaaggacaaggAGGAGGATAAAGAAGAGTTGGCAACACCAAAgtctgagaagaagaagaaaaagaagagcaaGGAGACAGATGAAGCTGCTGCTGCGGTTAATGGTGAAGATGAATCACCAGCAGAGAagagtgagaagaagaagaagaaaaagaaggacaAGGAGACAGATGAAGCTGGTGGTGGTGAATCAGCAGAGAAgagtgagaagaagaaaaagaaggagaagaagaagaaaagcaaaGACAGCGACGATGAATAA